The following are encoded in a window of Phragmites australis chromosome 22, lpPhrAust1.1, whole genome shotgun sequence genomic DNA:
- the LOC133905263 gene encoding uncharacterized protein LOC133905263, translated as MSPAAWRLLPAGARRRCFSTEAVASPLSQLPRGKRWDAVVIGGGHNGLVAAAYLAHAGRSVAVLERRGVLGGAAVSESDLVPGFRFSRCSYLLSLLRPTILRELELERHGLKLLPRSPSSFTPCLDDRYLLLGPDAELNYSEISKFSRKDAMAYPRYEKQLEKFCKLMDFVIDSAPPELRQEYHTSMVDRMKDRVDKSAFWGNLLRLVMQQGQKNMVEFFDLLLSPASKILNSWFESEVLKATLATDAVIGTMAGVHTPGSGYVLLHHVMGETGGQRGVWAYVQGGMGSVSSAISKAALEAGAQIVTNAEVSHVMINETTGRVEGVALADGTEVHSPVVLSNATPYKTFVDLVPANVLPKDFLCAIKTADYSSATTKINVAVDRLPQFHCCKDISPEGGPEHMGTIHIGSESMEEIELAYREAAGGVSSKRPVIEMTIPSVLDKTISPPGQHVINLFVQYTPYKLSEGSWQDSNVRKSFAERCFSLIDEYAPGFSSSVVGYDMLTPPDLEREFGLTGGNIFHGAMGLDSLFLMRPAKGWSDYRTPVKGLYLCGSGAHPGGGVMGAPGRNAASIVLEDLKAK; from the exons ATGTCGCCAGCGGCGTGGCGCCTCCTGCCCGCCGGCGCCCGCCGCCGATGCTTCTCCACGGAGGCGGTGGCCTCCCCGTTGTCGCAGCTGCCCAGGGGCAAACGGTGGGACGCGGTGGTGATCGGCGGCGGGCACAACGGGCTCGTGGCCGCCGCCTACCTCGCACACGCCGGACGCTCCGTCGCCGTGCTGGAGCGGCGAGGCGTCCTGGGCGGGGCCGCGGTGTCGGAGTCCGACCTCGTCCCCGGCTTCCGATTCTCCCGCTGCAGCTACCTCCTCAGCCTCCTCCGCCCCACCATTCTCCG CGAGCTGGAGCTGGAGAGGCACGGGCTGAAGCTCCTGCCACGGAGCCCTTCGTCGTTCACGCCGTGCCTTGACGATAGGTACCTGCTTCTTGGTCCAGATGCGGAGCTGAACTACTCAGAGATCAGCAAGTTCTCCAGGAAGGATGCAATGGCTTACCCGAG GTACGAGAAGCAGCTGGAGAAGTTCTGCAAGCTCATGGACTTTGTCATAGACTCGGCTCCGCCCGAGCTGAGGCAGGAGTACCATACCTCTATGGTTGACAGGATGAAGGATAGGGTAGACAAGTCAGCATTCTGGGGCAATCTTCTTCGGCTTGTGATGCAGCAGGGGCAGAAGAATATGGT GGAATTCTTTGACCTCCTCCTTTCGCCGGCATCGAAAATCTTGAACAGCTGGTTTGAG AGCGAGGTATTGAAGGCGACTCTTGCAACTGACGCTGTGATAGGTACTATG GCTGGTGTGCACACTCCAGGTTCTGGATATGTTCTCCTGCATCATGTCATGGGGGAAACTGGTGGTCAGCGTGGTGTTTGGGC GTATGTCCAAGGTGGTATGGGTTCTGTGTCATCAGCTATAAGCAAAGCAGCTCTTGAAGCAGGTGCACAGATTGTAACAAATGCGGAG GTTTCTCATGTAATGATTAATGAAACTACTGGAAGGGTAGAAGGG GTAGCTTTGGCTGATGGAACAGAGGTGCACTCGCCAGTTGTTCTATCAAATGCCACTCCATATAAAACATTTGTG GACCTAGTGCCTGCTAATGTTCTTCCAAAGGACTTCCTCTGTGCTATCAAGACAGCAGATTACAGCTCT GCGACAACAAAGATTAATGTGGCTGTTGACAGGCTGCCACAGTTCCACTGCTGCAAAGACATCAGCCCTGAAGGTGGTCCAGAGCACATGGGCACCATACACATTGGGTCTGAAAG CATGGAGGAAATTGAGCTAGCATACAGGGAAGCCGCAGGCGGCGTCTCATCCAAAAGACCTGTTATAGAAATGACAATTCCTTCTGTCTTGGATAAGACCATCTCTCCACCAG GTCAGCATGTTATTAATCTTTTCGTTCAGTACACACCCTACAAACTTTCAGAGGGTAGTTGGCAGGATTCTAATGTCAGG AAATCCTTTGCTGAGCGATGTTTTTCTTTGATTGATGAATATGCGCCGGGTTTTAGCTCATCGGTTGTAGGCTATGATATGCTGACTCCACCTGATCTTGAAAGAGAGTTTGGTCTAACAG GAGGCAACATTTTTCATGGTGCAATGGGCTTGGATTCTCTTTTCCTCATGAGACCCGCCAAGGGATG GTCAGACTACAGAACCCCTGTGAAGGGGCTGTACCTCTGCGGGAGCGGCGCACACCCAGGTGGTGGGGTGATGGGTGCGCCGGGGCGTAATGCTGCTTCTATTGTTTTGGAGGACCTTAAGGCAAAATAG
- the LOC133904770 gene encoding glycine-rich RNA-binding protein 1-like yields MAASDVEYRCFVGGLAWATNDDSLHAAFSSFGEVLDSKIIQDRETGRSRGFGFVTFSNEQAMRDAIEGMNGKELDGRSITVNEAQSRGGRSGGGGGYGGRREGGGGYGGGGGYGGGGGGGYGGGGGYGQRREGGYGGGRGGGGYGGGGYGGSRGYGNSDGNWRN; encoded by the exons ATGGCGGCGTCGGACGTTGAGTACCGCTGCTTCGTCGGCGGCCTTGCCTGGGCCACCAACGACGACTCCCTCCATGCTGCCTTCAGCTCCTTCGGCGAGGTCCTCGACTCAAAG ATCATCCAAGATCGTGAGACTGGGAGGTCGCGCGGGTTCGGCTTCGTCACCTTCTCGAACGAGCAGGCGATGCGCGACGCCATCGAGGGGATGAACGGCAAGGAGCTGGACGGCCGCAGCATCACCGTCAACGAGGCCCAGTCCCGCGGCGGCCGctccggcggtggcggcggctacGGCGGCCGCCGCGAGGGCGGTGGAGGCtacggcggcggtggaggctacggcggcggcggcggcggcggctacggcggcggcggcggctacggCCAGCGCCGCGAGGGCGGCTACGGCGGaggccgtggcggcggcggctatggAGGCGGTGGCTACGGCGGCAGCCGCGGGTACGGCAACTCCGACGGGAACTGGAGGAACTGA